The following coding sequences are from one bacterium SCSIO 12741 window:
- a CDS encoding pentapeptide repeat-containing protein codes for MSDHYLEGELVENKDFQENTWKTGEYDDCHFSNCSFHEVDLSQSVFAECTFENCDLSMAQLQGTALKDVRFEQCKLLGLRFEDCHPFLLQMEFMGCQLTYSSFHGLKLKGTRFTNCQMEEADFSQADLTGAHFDQCNLARTLFDNTLLDKADFRTAYHYTIHPEHNYLNGAKFSQDGVQGLLNHLNITIE; via the coding sequence ATGAGTGACCATTACCTCGAAGGAGAACTTGTTGAGAACAAGGATTTTCAAGAAAACACCTGGAAGACAGGCGAGTACGACGATTGCCATTTTTCCAATTGTAGTTTTCATGAAGTAGATCTATCTCAATCCGTATTTGCAGAATGTACGTTTGAAAACTGTGACCTGAGCATGGCTCAATTGCAGGGAACTGCTTTGAAAGATGTTCGTTTTGAACAATGTAAACTTCTCGGATTACGCTTTGAGGACTGCCATCCTTTTCTGCTTCAGATGGAGTTTATGGGATGTCAATTGACTTATTCCTCTTTTCATGGCTTAAAACTTAAGGGAACACGGTTTACCAATTGCCAGATGGAAGAGGCGGATTTCTCCCAAGCAGACTTAACTGGAGCCCACTTCGACCAGTGTAATTTGGCTCGAACCCTATTTGACAACACCCTTCTGGATAAGGCCGATTTTAGGACGGCTTATCACTATACGATTCATCCAGAGCACAACTACCTGAATGGCGCCAAATTCAGTCAGGATGGCGTTCAGGGTCTTCTGAATCACTTAAATATAACGATAGAATGA
- a CDS encoding aminotransferase class V-fold PLP-dependent enzyme, which produces MQNTDLIYLDTAACGLIHLDGLQAQQAFMQNAVTDASGVANAWRDKTYFELRNTARRFLDCTEEELAFIPNFSYGLFSFIQAIKGKHKRVLLFQNDYPSLTLPFELNGFEITSFVPQDFFEVDYGALEKMLIQQKIELVAVSHVQYLNGARVDLELLGNLCQRLGILLVVDATQSLGADALSFRELNVDVLIASNYKWMNGGFGTGVMCCKPHITKEYLPQIGGFGSYQMGKNGWEFNRNIRSYEPGHPAIGSLLLLHHAMEYKISKGMESIRTNNRVMLEKLISVVNKYELPLIGPSGVDNRLGIACCSISEEMYQYLHQNQVRCTFRNGHIRLSVHHTNSLEDLDRFDQILAKAPKSALLH; this is translated from the coding sequence ATGCAAAACACCGATTTGATTTATCTCGACACCGCAGCATGCGGACTCATCCACCTAGATGGATTACAAGCACAACAGGCCTTTATGCAAAACGCTGTGACCGATGCCAGTGGAGTTGCCAATGCATGGAGAGACAAGACCTATTTTGAACTGCGAAATACAGCCCGTCGATTTTTGGATTGCACGGAAGAAGAGCTGGCTTTCATTCCTAACTTCAGCTATGGCCTCTTCAGCTTTATTCAGGCCATAAAAGGAAAGCATAAAAGGGTGCTATTGTTTCAAAACGACTACCCTTCCCTTACACTCCCCTTCGAGCTTAACGGATTTGAGATCACCTCTTTTGTTCCACAGGATTTCTTCGAGGTGGATTATGGAGCCTTGGAAAAAATGCTGATCCAGCAGAAGATTGAATTAGTGGCGGTAAGTCATGTGCAATACCTCAACGGTGCACGGGTGGATTTGGAATTGTTGGGAAACCTTTGTCAACGACTTGGAATACTGCTCGTGGTTGATGCTACCCAAAGTTTAGGAGCAGATGCCCTTTCCTTTCGAGAATTGAATGTAGACGTATTGATCGCCAGTAACTACAAATGGATGAATGGTGGATTTGGTACGGGTGTTATGTGTTGCAAACCGCACATAACCAAGGAATACCTACCTCAAATTGGAGGTTTTGGAAGCTATCAAATGGGCAAAAACGGATGGGAGTTCAATCGAAACATTCGGAGTTATGAACCCGGTCATCCCGCCATAGGTTCACTACTTCTCCTCCACCATGCCATGGAATACAAGATTTCTAAAGGAATGGAATCGATTCGGACAAACAACCGCGTTATGCTCGAGAAGCTTATCTCCGTGGTAAATAAATACGAATTACCCCTAATTGGCCCCTCCGGTGTGGATAACCGATTAGGTATTGCCTGTTGTTCTATAAGTGAGGAAATGTACCAATACCTGCATCAGAATCAGGTACGATGCACTTTCCGAAATGGACACATCCGGCTCAGTGTGCACCACACCAATTCTTTAGAGGATTTGGATAGGTTTGACCAGATACTGGCCAAGGCTCCTAAAAGCGCCTTACTGCACTAA
- the egtD gene encoding L-histidine N(alpha)-methyltransferase, with protein sequence MNAFPLKANTEESVDLAEIEARELHEAFLKDVLHGLSAHPKKLSSRYFYDKKGSELFVQIMHMPEYYLMNCELEIFQKQTQALAEAVSHDESFDLVELGAGDGSKTQHLLEELVGNTSFRYIPIDISEDALDGLVSRLSDEVPGLKCGPIAGDYFRVLDQVNRNSRPKTLLFLGSNIGNFPDTEARRFLGRLAELMNPGDRLLLGADRIKSRDIVLPAYHDAAGITRDFNLNLLTRINRELGGDFQVNQFEHAPEYDEQEGIAKSSLRSTCNQTVYIKELDQHFSFTNGERIHTEISRKYDEEILNRLTKGLGLELQQTFSDSKNYFSDFLLIKH encoded by the coding sequence ATGAACGCATTTCCATTAAAAGCAAATACCGAAGAGTCGGTCGATTTAGCTGAAATTGAAGCTCGAGAACTTCATGAGGCCTTTCTCAAGGATGTTTTGCATGGTTTGAGTGCTCATCCAAAGAAGCTCTCTTCGCGCTATTTTTACGATAAGAAAGGGTCAGAACTGTTTGTTCAAATAATGCACATGCCTGAGTATTACCTGATGAACTGTGAACTTGAGATTTTTCAAAAACAAACCCAAGCTCTGGCAGAAGCAGTGTCTCATGATGAATCCTTTGATTTGGTCGAATTAGGAGCTGGGGATGGAAGTAAGACGCAACATTTGTTAGAAGAACTGGTAGGGAACACTTCCTTCCGCTATATTCCGATCGATATCTCAGAAGATGCGCTGGATGGCTTGGTGTCTCGCTTGTCTGATGAAGTGCCAGGTTTGAAATGTGGTCCTATAGCCGGTGATTATTTTCGGGTATTGGATCAGGTCAATCGGAATAGTCGCCCGAAGACTTTACTCTTTTTGGGGTCCAATATTGGGAACTTTCCGGATACCGAAGCACGACGTTTTTTAGGACGATTGGCAGAGCTTATGAATCCAGGTGATCGTTTACTGTTGGGTGCTGATCGCATAAAATCTCGTGACATTGTACTTCCTGCATACCATGATGCCGCGGGAATTACCCGTGATTTCAATCTCAATTTATTAACCCGAATAAACCGGGAATTGGGAGGAGATTTTCAGGTGAACCAATTTGAACATGCCCCAGAATACGACGAACAGGAGGGGATTGCCAAAAGCTCTTTGCGCAGTACCTGCAATCAAACGGTATATATCAAAGAACTCGACCAACACTTCAGCTTTACGAATGGAGAACGAATTCATACCGAGATTTCCAGGAAGTACGATGAGGAAATACTCAACAGGCTAACAAAGGGATTGGGGCTTGAGCTGCAACAAACCTTTTCGGACAGCAAGAATTACTTCTCCGATTTTTTACTCATTAAACACTAA
- a CDS encoding DUF427 domain-containing protein has product MKAIWKDTVIAESNDTINVEGNPYFPPESVKQEYLVPSETHTVCHWKGTASYYSIKVGEDVNQDAAWYYPETSEMAKGIKGRIAFWKGVQLVQ; this is encoded by the coding sequence ATGAAAGCCATTTGGAAAGACACCGTAATTGCCGAAAGCAATGACACCATAAATGTAGAGGGAAACCCTTATTTCCCGCCTGAGTCCGTTAAACAGGAATATTTGGTTCCTTCAGAAACACACACCGTATGCCACTGGAAGGGAACAGCTTCGTATTACAGCATTAAGGTGGGAGAGGACGTTAATCAGGATGCCGCATGGTACTATCCGGAAACGTCTGAAATGGCCAAAGGCATTAAGGGCCGTATCGCTTTTTGGAAAGGGGTTCAGTTAGTGCAGTAA
- a CDS encoding T9SS type A sorting domain-containing protein, protein MKVLTTLGLMLIQLALIAQPEWKQVSNQNLQEIVCLPDGTIWGYAGSKLVKVKGSQVFNFLIKGNEPTSDLIYDGHNHLWFAADDSIRKFNLNSERFEAINYQGVIPSTIYQVITDPLGKPWFRDKNHLYYVDNNQLTPFQQNGNILNPVRIGKSPHGILALVGTKVDTLLTLDQTGVKKQLVLSPDLTAYHGSQQVFVPQMLQIMEETTSGKILFGPTRKGFEYEISIYEKGSWSHHLIDLNMNDKRPDKMLNTQRGGLYISGTVNINSKMGGYLNQLKDGKLTSSNSFSGFGERYIHDIAEGKYDIYLCNKSGVFITSYNQLPEIANQHLSTSDMEFVVGPKGVLFLDNDNGEIDFDGWSASPPQIKKYESDLFYSGNISIGAFDTGGQFFGSGDLFNPNSSDASFHAGPVSSDYSHKRAWVYHMTKGMIDTHKILYSLPGYQVPDKLDQWPAHGDPARGQAECLAPFVDVDGDGLYRPEKGDYPDIRGTQAVYCIFNDDEFPQSDSIAHMGVEIHVMYYFMEDHANPKVRSTLFAHYEVINRSLRDYNQVRIGNFIDFGIGCFQDDFIGSLPSEATFYGYNADNFDESCHGRKGFGSNSPLAAVSCLSDTLYSFLSHGVGYRNVAGAPQNALEMYNYARAIWRDGAQVVHGGNGHPHSGGTIATRFMLPGIYNGLPNWTEYTSSHVKGDRQGVGGIGPYTLNAGDRIAFDWMYYSYVDNLTSTQDKIANLSTHIRDIRSAHQAQSFGWFNSNCSGYTSVEPLHVEESELLVFPNPADQQLNIQIKKEGKYNLRLMDMSGRLVIENDSINGADQLMHMDISSLSPGVYVLAIQGQGLNESKRVVVE, encoded by the coding sequence ATGAAAGTACTCACTACACTGGGCTTAATGCTAATACAGCTCGCTCTAATCGCTCAGCCTGAATGGAAACAGGTATCTAATCAAAATCTTCAAGAAATCGTTTGCCTGCCAGATGGAACTATTTGGGGATATGCGGGTTCAAAACTCGTCAAGGTAAAGGGAAGTCAAGTGTTCAACTTTTTAATTAAAGGGAATGAACCCACATCCGATCTGATTTACGATGGTCATAACCACTTGTGGTTTGCAGCCGACGACTCCATTCGGAAATTTAACCTGAATTCAGAAAGATTTGAAGCTATTAATTACCAGGGCGTAATTCCCAGTACCATCTATCAAGTGATAACCGATCCATTGGGAAAACCTTGGTTTAGAGATAAAAACCATCTCTATTACGTGGATAACAATCAGTTGACCCCATTTCAACAAAACGGAAATATCCTAAATCCTGTTCGAATAGGAAAGAGCCCACATGGAATTTTGGCCTTGGTAGGGACGAAGGTGGATACCTTACTTACTCTCGATCAAACAGGGGTAAAAAAACAACTGGTACTATCACCGGATCTCACAGCTTATCACGGTAGCCAACAGGTATTCGTTCCACAAATGCTACAAATAATGGAGGAAACCACATCAGGTAAAATCCTATTTGGCCCAACAAGAAAAGGTTTTGAATATGAAATCAGCATCTATGAAAAGGGGAGTTGGAGTCATCACCTTATCGATCTCAATATGAATGATAAGAGACCTGATAAGATGCTCAATACACAACGTGGAGGACTTTACATAAGCGGAACGGTAAATATTAACTCCAAAATGGGAGGGTACCTGAATCAACTCAAAGATGGAAAGCTTACAAGCTCCAATTCATTCAGTGGTTTTGGGGAGCGATACATCCATGACATTGCAGAAGGGAAATACGATATCTACTTGTGCAATAAATCAGGTGTATTTATAACTTCTTACAACCAATTACCAGAAATTGCCAACCAACACCTATCCACATCGGATATGGAATTTGTGGTAGGGCCTAAAGGAGTGTTATTTCTGGACAATGATAACGGCGAAATCGATTTTGATGGGTGGAGTGCCTCGCCACCGCAAATCAAAAAGTACGAAAGCGATTTGTTTTACAGCGGAAACATCAGCATTGGGGCATTTGATACCGGAGGGCAATTTTTTGGAAGCGGAGACCTATTTAACCCCAATAGTTCTGACGCCAGCTTTCATGCAGGGCCTGTATCCAGTGATTATTCCCATAAAAGAGCCTGGGTATACCACATGACCAAGGGGATGATTGATACCCACAAAATTTTGTATTCTCTTCCTGGCTACCAAGTACCCGATAAACTTGACCAATGGCCTGCTCATGGCGATCCTGCAAGAGGGCAAGCCGAGTGTCTGGCTCCCTTTGTGGATGTGGACGGTGATGGTCTATATCGACCTGAAAAAGGCGATTACCCAGACATTCGAGGCACCCAGGCTGTTTACTGCATATTCAATGATGACGAGTTTCCCCAATCAGATAGCATTGCACACATGGGAGTTGAAATACACGTGATGTACTATTTCATGGAAGATCATGCCAACCCTAAGGTTCGAAGTACCTTATTTGCCCATTACGAAGTGATAAATCGGTCTCTTCGGGACTATAACCAAGTGCGTATCGGCAATTTTATTGACTTCGGAATAGGCTGCTTCCAGGATGACTTTATTGGTAGTCTGCCTTCTGAAGCTACATTCTACGGATACAATGCGGATAATTTTGATGAGAGTTGTCATGGCAGGAAAGGATTTGGCTCTAATTCACCTCTGGCGGCTGTAAGTTGCCTGAGTGATACCCTATATAGTTTTCTGAGTCATGGAGTTGGATATAGAAATGTAGCTGGCGCACCTCAGAATGCATTGGAGATGTACAACTATGCCCGGGCCATTTGGAGAGACGGTGCTCAGGTGGTACATGGTGGAAATGGCCATCCACATTCAGGTGGTACTATTGCCACTCGGTTTATGCTGCCTGGAATATATAACGGGTTGCCCAATTGGACCGAGTATACTTCCTCCCACGTTAAGGGGGATCGACAAGGAGTAGGAGGAATTGGGCCTTATACCCTAAATGCCGGTGATAGAATTGCCTTTGATTGGATGTATTACTCCTATGTAGATAACCTGACGTCAACCCAGGATAAAATAGCGAACCTAAGTACTCACATCCGGGATATCAGATCGGCTCATCAAGCTCAGTCTTTTGGATGGTTCAATTCAAATTGTTCGGGTTATACTTCAGTAGAACCTTTGCATGTTGAAGAGAGCGAATTACTTGTATTTCCTAATCCAGCCGACCAGCAATTAAACATCCAAATTAAGAAGGAAGGAAAGTACAACCTTCGACTGATGGACATGAGTGGACGGCTGGTGATTGAAAATGACTCAATCAATGGTGCAGATCAGCTCATGCACATGGATATCTCGTCTCTATCTCCAGGCGTATATGTTTTGGCCATTCAAGGCCAGGGATTGAATGAGTCTAAACGCGTTGTGGTGGAATAG
- a CDS encoding tail fiber protein produces the protein MQPFLTLNYCFALNGIYPSRNSQNPFIAELMIFAGNFAPKDWTFCDGQLLSINSYPAAYSLVGTIYGGNGITTFGIPDLRGRTPIHEGQGSGLTNRTLGSRSGNESTVLSISNLPAHNHSIIVQ, from the coding sequence ATGCAGCCATTCCTTACCTTGAACTACTGCTTTGCATTGAACGGTATTTACCCAAGCCGTAATAGCCAGAATCCATTTATCGCTGAGTTAATGATCTTCGCTGGAAACTTTGCTCCAAAAGACTGGACTTTCTGTGACGGTCAATTGTTGTCCATCAATTCTTACCCAGCAGCTTATTCTTTGGTTGGAACGATTTACGGTGGTAATGGTATTACTACTTTCGGTATTCCTGATTTGAGAGGTCGTACTCCGATTCACGAAGGTCAAGGTTCTGGATTAACTAACCGTACCTTGGGTTCTAGAAGTGGTAATGAATCTACGGTTCTTTCCATTTCCAATCTACCTGCTCACAACCACTCAATTATTGTTCAATAA
- a CDS encoding T9SS type A sorting domain-containing protein, with protein sequence MKKMILVVLVCCFSVPLLAQQRLHQHHIGTQAEVGTDGNHTLIWTVGEVVNATPPDTASHHITAGFLQHRMTIVSAEEHTAEPVNIFFYPNPVKDELHIQWSGITESLNMDVYDLSGQLITSRVLENMEATTDVSELEVGMYLITLKDSNNKSLKTFKVHKTL encoded by the coding sequence ATGAAAAAAATGATTCTTGTGGTTTTGGTATGCTGCTTTTCAGTACCCTTGTTAGCGCAGCAACGCTTGCACCAACACCACATAGGAACCCAGGCGGAGGTTGGTACCGATGGTAACCATACCTTGATCTGGACGGTCGGAGAAGTGGTTAATGCAACTCCTCCTGATACGGCAAGCCACCACATCACAGCAGGATTTTTGCAACACAGAATGACTATTGTCTCGGCCGAAGAACATACAGCGGAGCCCGTAAACATTTTCTTTTATCCAAACCCTGTTAAAGATGAACTTCACATTCAATGGTCGGGCATCACTGAAAGCCTGAATATGGATGTGTACGATTTGAGTGGTCAGCTGATCACCTCTCGTGTTCTTGAGAACATGGAAGCCACAACAGATGTTTCTGAATTAGAAGTAGGAATGTATCTGATTACCCTAAAAGATTCAAATAACAAATCCCTGAAGACTTTTAAAGTCCATAAAACCCTATAA
- a CDS encoding DUF1905 domain-containing protein encodes MPYQTTIEMHPGSIWGLYLPVSSDWTEGLIEGNNRRVLCSINGNEKFQTPLLPDGEGGYMITLNQQQCKKLGIKLGDSVSIEMEKDDSKYGLPVPPEFEELLLQDEDGSSLFHALTPGKQRNLLYIIGKPKSADLRLHKAIVILNYLKSTGGRLDFKELNEALKVNR; translated from the coding sequence ATGCCTTATCAAACCACAATTGAAATGCACCCTGGCTCCATTTGGGGGCTTTACCTACCGGTTTCCAGTGATTGGACCGAAGGATTGATTGAAGGAAATAATCGTCGGGTATTGTGCTCCATCAATGGAAATGAAAAGTTCCAAACTCCCCTACTACCGGATGGTGAAGGTGGATATATGATTACCCTGAACCAACAGCAGTGCAAAAAACTGGGCATTAAACTGGGTGATAGCGTGAGTATCGAAATGGAAAAGGATGATAGCAAATATGGCCTTCCGGTTCCGCCTGAATTTGAGGAATTACTCCTACAAGATGAGGACGGTAGTTCACTGTTTCATGCACTAACTCCGGGAAAACAAAGAAACCTGCTTTACATTATCGGCAAACCCAAATCAGCTGATTTACGACTTCATAAGGCCATTGTAATCCTCAATTACCTTAAATCTACGGGTGGAAGATTGGACTTTAAGGAACTCAACGAAGCGTTGAAAGTAAACCGGTAG
- a CDS encoding S8 family serine peptidase encodes MSTKWIEHIALLVVLSLTFQTQAQEERKENFSFWAYDALQLPSIDSSQQPYRKIRVAVVDDGFLLTHDLLKGFIVTNSKDIPGNELDDDLNGYKDDFCGWDVSDNDNDVGFPIGRERDFYHGTMVASIITTVAQRVYGDQATKHLEILPVKAVSDYESKTYVKEGYKGIRYALNQKVDIICCAWSGGDLNQEQKQLLEEAAKAGVIIIGSTGRFFHDVLYPAAHSDVLAVSAIDTQWIRIPFANVGEGVDWSTPGIKVRAGHPLEKNAYFYGDGTSASTALMAGCLAVLKSSYPDKTKEELVDALKATSIPLNANNSRYAGKLGAGLPQLQRCVEYLNNPENPAQFFNPRQTEGKMYFGPKFENFDNELVPAGHYKGFVFKVEEGLAKGKTELVIHGGDTVVTITQETANREHFLPGDQATLYTTTQKFKQPIVLSYRPITIDSATLYCDGVVYLNKPSGTITDGSGPDSYANGCDCKWIIRAPEGKRIRFRFEEMDTEGNQDFVWIFEGEKTLEEMLMAKFSGTNRPPELTSVTSTVMLWFLTDNQHTQGGWKMHWEVLD; translated from the coding sequence ATGAGCACAAAGTGGATCGAACATATTGCACTTCTTGTAGTCCTGAGTCTGACTTTTCAGACTCAGGCTCAGGAAGAGCGAAAAGAAAACTTCTCCTTTTGGGCTTATGACGCCCTCCAACTACCTTCCATCGATTCTTCTCAACAGCCCTACCGAAAGATTAGGGTAGCCGTTGTAGATGATGGTTTTCTCCTCACACACGATTTACTAAAAGGCTTTATTGTCACCAATTCAAAGGATATTCCTGGCAACGAATTGGATGATGACCTAAATGGTTATAAGGACGATTTTTGCGGGTGGGATGTATCTGATAACGATAACGATGTAGGTTTTCCCATAGGCCGTGAACGCGACTTTTACCATGGAACGATGGTAGCGTCAATAATCACAACCGTAGCTCAAAGAGTATACGGAGATCAGGCGACTAAGCATCTTGAAATTCTTCCCGTAAAGGCGGTTTCAGATTATGAAAGCAAGACCTATGTGAAGGAAGGCTACAAAGGCATTCGTTATGCGCTGAATCAAAAAGTCGATATCATTTGCTGCGCCTGGAGTGGAGGAGACCTCAATCAGGAGCAAAAACAATTGCTGGAAGAGGCGGCCAAGGCTGGGGTTATCATTATCGGTTCAACCGGGCGCTTTTTTCACGATGTTTTGTATCCTGCCGCTCATTCTGATGTATTGGCGGTTTCGGCTATTGATACCCAATGGATCCGAATTCCTTTTGCTAATGTAGGTGAGGGAGTGGATTGGAGTACACCTGGAATCAAAGTTAGAGCGGGACATCCTTTGGAAAAAAACGCTTATTTCTACGGTGATGGCACTTCGGCTTCCACAGCTTTGATGGCCGGATGTCTGGCTGTTTTGAAAAGCTCATATCCGGATAAAACAAAAGAGGAATTAGTGGATGCCCTTAAAGCTACGTCCATTCCCTTAAATGCAAATAACTCCCGCTACGCGGGTAAATTAGGAGCTGGGTTGCCTCAACTTCAACGATGCGTCGAATACCTGAACAATCCGGAAAATCCTGCTCAGTTTTTTAATCCTCGTCAAACCGAAGGGAAGATGTATTTCGGTCCCAAGTTCGAAAACTTCGACAATGAATTGGTTCCCGCTGGTCATTACAAAGGTTTCGTCTTTAAGGTAGAAGAAGGCTTGGCCAAAGGCAAAACTGAGCTGGTTATCCATGGGGGAGACACGGTTGTAACCATAACCCAAGAGACAGCTAATAGGGAGCATTTCCTACCTGGAGATCAAGCCACCTTGTACACCACCACTCAAAAATTCAAGCAACCCATTGTTCTTTCCTACCGGCCCATCACCATTGATTCTGCAACACTTTATTGTGACGGGGTAGTTTATCTCAACAAACCTTCAGGAACCATAACCGATGGCAGTGGACCGGATTCCTACGCCAATGGTTGTGATTGCAAATGGATTATCCGTGCGCCAGAAGGCAAGCGTATTCGATTTCGATTTGAAGAAATGGATACCGAAGGAAACCAGGACTTTGTCTGGATTTTTGAAGGAGAAAAAACATTGGAAGAAATGCTCATGGCCAAATTTAGCGGCACCAATCGTCCTCCTGAATTAACTTCTGTGACCAGCACTGTAATGCTCTGGTTTCTTACCGACAACCAACACACCCAAGGCGGTTGGAAGATGCATTGGGAAGTCTTGGACTAA
- a CDS encoding AMP nucleosidase, which translates to MNDKQSIVQNWLPRYTGTPLDQFGKYILLTNFNNYVDLFAQIHQVEVQGKDKAMPNATAQGISIINFGMGSANAATIMDLLSSIKPKAVLFLGKCGGLKKKNKIGDVVLPIAAVRGEGTSNDYLPPEVPALPSFNLQRAVSHTAREYELDYWTGTVYTTNRRVWEHDQEFKEYLRKIRCMAIDMETATIFTAGFANEIPTGALLLVSDQPMIPDGVKTEKSDQLVTKNFVEKHIRIGIDSLKEIIENRKSVKHLRFDPR; encoded by the coding sequence ATGAACGATAAACAAAGCATTGTACAGAATTGGCTACCTCGCTATACAGGTACTCCTCTCGACCAATTTGGAAAATACATACTTCTTACCAATTTCAACAATTATGTGGACCTTTTTGCTCAAATCCACCAAGTAGAAGTTCAAGGTAAGGACAAGGCCATGCCGAATGCTACGGCCCAAGGAATATCCATCATCAATTTTGGAATGGGAAGTGCCAATGCTGCTACGATTATGGATTTGTTGAGTTCGATTAAACCTAAGGCTGTTTTGTTTTTAGGAAAATGCGGCGGGCTAAAAAAGAAGAATAAAATAGGCGATGTTGTTCTTCCTATAGCGGCCGTTAGAGGTGAAGGAACTTCTAATGATTACTTGCCACCAGAAGTGCCGGCACTCCCCTCTTTTAACTTGCAGCGAGCCGTATCTCATACCGCACGGGAATACGAGTTGGACTACTGGACTGGGACCGTGTATACCACCAACCGGCGGGTATGGGAACACGATCAGGAATTCAAAGAATACTTGCGAAAAATCAGATGTATGGCTATTGATATGGAAACTGCCACCATCTTCACAGCGGGTTTTGCTAATGAAATACCTACAGGTGCATTGTTATTGGTTTCAGATCAACCGATGATTCCAGATGGTGTAAAAACAGAAAAAAGTGATCAACTGGTCACCAAAAATTTCGTAGAAAAGCACATCCGAATTGGGATTGACTCTTTAAAAGAAATCATTGAAAATCGAAAATCAGTAAAACATCTCAGGTTTGATCCAAGGTAA
- a CDS encoding nuclear transport factor 2 family protein, with protein MTYRERVIALQTMIGQGQALEAFEKYYHDDVVMIECTGDVREGKEFNREFEKNFFSSIKEMHGGGAKYITADEENGVTMVESWMDVTFQDGNRIKMEEIARQKWEGDLIIEERFYYDTRGMSPE; from the coding sequence ATGACTTACAGAGAAAGAGTTATCGCTTTGCAAACCATGATTGGCCAGGGCCAGGCATTGGAGGCTTTCGAGAAATATTACCACGACGATGTAGTAATGATCGAGTGCACTGGAGATGTGCGAGAAGGAAAAGAGTTTAACCGTGAGTTTGAGAAAAACTTCTTTAGTAGCATTAAGGAAATGCACGGTGGTGGTGCCAAATACATAACCGCCGATGAGGAAAATGGGGTAACCATGGTGGAAAGCTGGATGGATGTCACTTTTCAAGATGGAAACCGCATTAAAATGGAGGAGATTGCCCGCCAAAAATGGGAAGGAGATCTCATTATAGAAGAGCGTTTTTACTACGATACCAGAGGAATGTCGCCTGAATAG